The nucleotide window CCGGCATGGGCGGCGCGGCCTCCGCACCGCCGGACGCCAGCCCGTACAGCGACCGGAACTGCCGTCCCGAGACGGTCAGCCAGGTGGTGAACTGCCTGCCGGACTCGAAGACATGGCGTACGCCGGTCGCGGTGTACTTCCCCTCGAACGGGAAGCCGGCGCCCTTGAGCGCGACCGGCCGGCCCGGTGTCAGCTGCGGGTTCCCGGTGACCGCCACCTCCAGTTCGGCGAAGGAGCCCGCCACGTCGTCGGCGAGCGCGCGGGCGGCATGGGTGACCTGGGCCTGGGTGGTGAACGGGGTGTCGGTGGCGGTCAGTTCGGAGGCGCCGAAGGGCTTGCTGAGCGCTCCGGGCGCGATATCCGCGACGATGTCCTTGCTGGTCGTGGCGGGAGACTCGGCGGACAGGGCGCGCTTGGCGCGCATGTTCCAGCCGCGCGCGCCCGCCTTGGCGACCTGCCCGGCGGCGGTGACGGCGATCCGGCTGTGCAGCGCGTTGTGGCCGAACTCCAGGACGTACGGGCTCTGCGCGGCCGGGGTGGTGTCGGCGGGCGCGGAGGAGGCGGGGGCCAGCCCGGCGAACCGCAGCTTGCCCTGCGGGTCGAAGGAGAGGTGGACGTCGTTCTCCTGGGCCAGGCGCAGCAGGAAGTCCCAGTCGGTGATGTTGGGCTGGGTGGCCAGCTCGTAGACGGTGCGGGTGGCCTCCACCGTGCCGAGGGCGAGCTGGTTGCGGCCGGCGAGGCGGCGCACGATGTCGCTCGCGGTCATGTTGGGGTAGCCCGCGACGCGGCGGTTGCGCAGCAGCCGGTGCCCCGGGTCGTAGCCCCGGACGACCAGGGACTTGCCGCTCGCGTCCGCGTCCACTTCGAGGGCGGTGATCTCGCCGGTCAGCATGGGCGTGCCGCGCTGCCCGTCGGTGAAGGGCGACAGCACCGCCTTCGCGCCGATCTTCATCTGCGGGAAGGTCTGGAGGATGTCGGAGCCGCGGTCGGCGAAGGTGAGCTGAAAGGCGGAGGGGACGTTGACGCTGGCGTCCACCCAGCCCTCGGTGAGGAGGGCGGCGAGCCTGTCGGGCAGCACCGTGCCGCCGATCTCGACGTGCAGCACGCTGGTGTACGTCTTCTCGCTCATCGGTGGGCCTCCTGGAGGGTGGGGTGCCCGGAGGGGCTGTGTACGGGACCGCCCTCGGGCGGGCCCTCGTCGGCGGCGGGCAGCAGCAGCTCGGTGCCCGGCCGCAGCCGCATCGGGTCGTCGATCTCGTTCGCCTCCGCGATCAGCCGCCAGCGGGTCGCGTCCCCGTACTCCCGCCAGGCCAGCGAGGCGAGCGAGTCACCCGCGACCGTGCGGTGGATACGGCGGGCGGAGAGCGCGCCGGAGGTGGGGTTCTGCCCCTTGGTGGGCATCGCCACCTCGGTGAGGGACAGCGAGCAGGTGGCGCGGATTGGCTCCCCGGTGGGGTTGAACAGGGTGTAGGTCGCGCTGACGCTCGTCACGTACGCGACGAACTGCACGGTGTTGAACGCCCCCCAGGAGAAGCGGACCCATGGCGGCGACGGGCGTTTGGAGCTGACGCTCTGCGGGGTCACCTCGCAGCAGGAGAGCAGGAGTTCGACCTGCTTCTGCACCTTCCCGGCGTTCGGGGTGCCGGAGGCGTCCAGGAACACCTCCAGCTGGAGCGTGGCGGGCCGGGCGCCGGTGAACTTCGGCGGTGCGCCGCGCGTATAGGCAACCGCGGCCTGGGTGTGCCACTCCGCCTCCCGCCCGAGCTGCAACTGGGTCGGGTTGAACTGGAACTCCACCTCACCGATGCGGCCGCCGAGGGAGCCGCCGAGGTCGGTGGGGGGCTGATGGATCGCGAGCGCGGCCCGTACGAGGCTCGCGCCCGCCTTGCCGCCGGTCGGCGCGGGCATCTCAGGCACCTCCCGCGTCGGTGAATCCGTGGTGCGCGATCTCCAGCGTCTCGGTCGCCACCCCCGGACTGGCCGGGTCCAGACTCGGCCCCTGCCACCGCA belongs to Streptomyces sp. NBC_01454 and includes:
- a CDS encoding VgrG-related protein yields the protein MSEKTYTSVLHVEIGGTVLPDRLAALLTEGWVDASVNVPSAFQLTFADRGSDILQTFPQMKIGAKAVLSPFTDGQRGTPMLTGEITALEVDADASGKSLVVRGYDPGHRLLRNRRVAGYPNMTASDIVRRLAGRNQLALGTVEATRTVYELATQPNITDWDFLLRLAQENDVHLSFDPQGKLRFAGLAPASSAPADTTPAAQSPYVLEFGHNALHSRIAVTAAGQVAKAGARGWNMRAKRALSAESPATTSKDIVADIAPGALSKPFGASELTATDTPFTTQAQVTHAARALADDVAGSFAELEVAVTGNPQLTPGRPVALKGAGFPFEGKYTATGVRHVFESGRQFTTWLTVSGRQFRSLYGLASGGAEAAPPMPGVAMALVSNAKDPLKLGRVRLRFPWLSDSYESDWCRVAQLGGVRGGGLILPEVGDEVLCAFDRGSLEHPYVLAGLYNGIDKPTPDPDGLPAVDPTSGRVNWRSLASRSGHTVELVDAKSRMKSGIRLQTGNGKLTVHMDETRTQVTIRSDGSVSITGTRNVSIKAGGNLSLTAGGSLTMSAGGAVDIKAGAKFGVMAGAVADINATGAINLKSAGAVAVNSVGAVSVSAVGAVAVNAGAAAAINSPATVTLNAPAVLRNGIPF
- a CDS encoding CIS tube protein — translated: MPAPTGGKAGASLVRAALAIHQPPTDLGGSLGGRIGEVEFQFNPTQLQLGREAEWHTQAAVAYTRGAPPKFTGARPATLQLEVFLDASGTPNAGKVQKQVELLLSCCEVTPQSVSSKRPSPPWVRFSWGAFNTVQFVAYVTSVSATYTLFNPTGEPIRATCSLSLTEVAMPTKGQNPTSGALSARRIHRTVAGDSLASLAWREYGDATRWRLIAEANEIDDPMRLRPGTELLLPAADEGPPEGGPVHSPSGHPTLQEAHR